Part of the Anopheles coluzzii chromosome 3, AcolN3, whole genome shotgun sequence genome is shown below.
tcacaTGGTGTGCGAGGAGGCCCCGGATGCCGTTTAGAaatgtaccagttttcggttCGCTAGTAACAGGAGAGCATCCAACCGAGGAGGATACATTTATCCCGGCAGCTGGTAGGATAAGGCACCATATAGTCATCTCTTTTCCTCTGCCTTATCACATATCATCACAACGGCGCGGATGGCTTATCAGTGTGGGAGAGGTGTGACCAGCAtcccccgtgtgtgtgtgtgtgtttgtgtgcgtgcgaggCCCGGATGCCGCCGCCCGATTTGCTTGAAaatgtaccagttttcggttAGCTGGTAACAGGAGAGCATCCAACCGAGGAGGATACATTTATCCCGGCAGCTGGTAGGACAAGGCACCATATAGTCATCTCTTTTCCTCTGCCTTATCACGTATCTTCGCAACGGCGCGGATGGCTTATCAGTGTGGGAGAAAGTGTGATCGCGCCAATCAATATCGATCCCATTCAGCAGCGATTAGTGGGCGTTCACTAATTATTTGCACTCCATATTGAAAGTcgaatctctctctctcccgtgtGAAAGATCATTCGGAACGCCATTTTTCGCCAATCAATCTCGGATTGAACTTTGGAGCTTTTGTTAACAGGAGAGCATCCAAAACAGGAGATAGAGCCATTCTCTTATCAGAGGTAAGTAGATAAGTAGGCGGATCGATAAATGTTAAGTGATGTACTTTTTCTTGaaggtttcattttatttgtatcgATTTTGTGGCTCTATATTGGAAAATTAAAACTTACCCAGTACAATATTCcaatttgtttaaatacataaataaaaaaacaattcgaATAAAGCACCCAAGTGTGTAGTTTTCAATGTAACTGATTTTCCTTTATTGAGAAAATAGCATATAATGTATCGTAAAGAAGGGGGATATTATTGTGTACGCGCGTATCTACAAATAGAATAATTAAGGGCAATAGATTTAATTAGGTAAATACATAGATAAGACTAAAATTAATCATTGTTTGTttgacacacaccaacacatacacacacatatatgtaACAACAGTTTAGCTGTTTTTGCTTCCCATCCCATTAGATAGTGGGGAAGACCGCAGTGCGAATATGTGTTgtattgtatgtgtgtgtgatatgtttcctttgttttgttttgctatcttctatttgtatatttaaaacaaattccatttatttctactttcctttctctccttctccttactttcattatttcaatctCTTTATACCTACTTTTTGATTAGgcttgtatatgtgtgtgtgtgtttacttcttttgctttttattttatttcgctcCATTCCCTCTTTCTCGTTCTAATTAAAACTAGCCTATCAATCAAACAGGAACAGGAGGGGGAGAAGCGAATTGTATtattaaaaaccaaaaatacatttaaaaaaaaaagaaggcaagACACATGGGAAGATCACTTTGTTTTAGGGAGCTGTGGGGACTATTCGTTCACCTTTTCCACTTTTAAAGGTTTAACAATGCTATATACTATAACGATTCAGGATtacaataagaagaagaaagaaaagagaacGAACGGCACACGCAACAAAGTGGCAACAAGTGGAAACATAAATGATGTTAGAGTGTAAGGTACCTTTGCTAttggccttttttttgcttgaaatAGGGAGTTAAATAGCTAACGAAACGAAGTCGTTTCtctgtttgcttgtttgctgtgttgctgCGAGTACGCATCGAGTTTTGATATGTTTTAAAACTgcggcttttcttttttgttatgttttaaatGCTTTCATTCGCAAACACTTCTTAACTGACTAactattttccctttttttctttctctttctcttgacTTTCCCTTCTttattgtttcgtttcgtgtttattttcattctttttcgtAAGTTCCTTTAACACTGTTTGCATCACTTTTCTTTTACTACTTTATCTCTTTACTTCTTTTCCCTTTCTGTGTtagtttaaaaagaaataataattatttaaaaaaaaaacataacaagacAGCTTCGTATAagtttacaaataaaataagagaaaaaaaataccggGTAAATATGCGTATGCgttatatatatgtatgtatgcatGTATGTATAATTATGTATGCGCAAACgtgtatgtaaaaaaaagaagatgcGTATAAAGTATCGTTAATAGTACGTTCACTAAACAGTAACAGaaggatatgtgtgtgtgtacaaggATGGTGAGTGTGGctacactctctctctctctctctctctctctctctctcgcttacTTGAGCGTAATGCGCACGCCACCGTTCGGCAGCTTCTTCATCATGTTCCACACCTGTATCCGCGTCATCTTCGCGATCGAGATATCATTAATGGCAACAATCTCTTCGCCGGCACGGAGCAGGCCCGACTTTTCGGCGGCACCACCTAAACAGGAATGCACAAAAGAATGGTTAGCAAAGCCTTGTAGCACGCGTAGCAGAAGCAGCGCCTACTACTACCACCTACCCATAAAGATCTTCTTGATGATGAGTGGCTTGTTGCCGGCGGGTGAATCGTAGCCGCCCTCGATCGAGAAGCCCAGCCCGGCACCGTCCTTGTTGATTTCGACCATCCGACACCCTTCCGGCACTTCCGCGGTGGAGTAGGAAGAAGCTGTTTGGAGGACAAAATGAGATACGCGGTCAATGTAGTAGTCAATTGCAGCGCTACAGCACTTCCCTGTCACTTACCATTGTCGGTGGCATTGCTGGAGGAACATTTGGAGACGTCGTCGGCCGACAGTAGCCCATCCTCGGATGCGGTCCCATCGAACACACTTTCTGCTGTAATAATTCGATTCGAAATTGATTAATATTGTCCTTTATGTACTAACTTCACACGCTCCTGTCGCTCTTACCTTCGTTCGATGCCACATCTAGATGGTCCAGATCCAGCGAACGGGACGCTTTGTGCTGGATCTTCAACTTCCGCTCGTACTCGGTGGCGATTTCGCTCTTCTCGGCCAGCGAGCTGAGCGAACCCATCGAGGGTCGCTTCAGCTTCGTGAGCGTGTCGAGTACGAGCGATTTCGAGCGGGTGATCACCATGACCACTTCCGGCCGTGGTGTCTGTGTAATGAGAGAAAAGGGAGAGATCAATTTTGTTAGTTTCAAAAGATATTTAAATGAGAGAATGATGGGGAATTCACGAACCTTAAGTACGCTGAGAGACTCGCGATGCGTGAGGCCCCGCATGCTGAGACCGTTGATGGACAGGATGCGGTCGCCCTTTCTCAACCGTCCGTCCCGGTCCGCGGGTGAGTTGGTGAGAATTTTGTGGATCtggaagaggaggaaaaaagtgGTTTTAGTTAAAAAGATACTTAAAAGATTATTCCATTTAAGATCAAGATACTACTCAGGAATTTATTTGAGCTCGTTGGGGTAGAGGTATTGGGAGTCTTTGAGATGCAAAAGACTCATCTCAGATCTTCATCCAAGGAATGTTATGATCGTAATGTTCAATATATCTTACTCATATCCTTCAGAATGTCTGACATGATAGGAATACCTTCAATATCAAGTAGAATCACACAATGGAGGCTTTGGAAGTGGCATCACACTATAAACAATACTAAATTACGGAACAGGCTCTACGACGCTCAAGTTACTGGGGATTTCCGCGGATCTCATAAGTTCCAGGTTCTTTCTTTTGAGAAGTGATCTTTGTGGATCTTTTTGGATAGGCTCATTTGGAATCTAATAGGAAGTCCTAACATATCAAGTTCACTTCCCGGAGCAAGAATCATGAAAGTGTTCCAAAATTATGAGATCCTCTGAAAACACCCTTAAAATCCTCTAACTCAACCTCCAAAATATGACTCCAGACAGCTCACGCTAACAAAGAACATGGCGTAACATCCATATGATCTCACTACTTCAAAGCTTAGTGGACGACTACCGAAAGGATGAAAGGACAGCGGATGGTAGAGCAATGTTCCATGGAATTTGTGGTGCTTTGGTGTGCTGGACGTCAAGTCCCCTTAAGTCAACATGTGACAACTACAGTGAGGTTAGGTACTAAACACACAATACTGATGAGCTATTACTACAGAactaacacacacaagtaCAACATGAAGCATCAATAAGACATTAAAAAGGCCAACAGGAAATGTAGTGGAGACTACATATACCGCGAACTTATACTCCTCTTTCAGGTGTAAAATCTGAACTGAGAAGATTTTCTAAGTACTCTAGATACCAAAAGGAATAGATTAGACATCTACTCATCCAATTCTGCACATTGCACTATATCAAGACGaaattttttcttcttcttcttcttcattggcacaacaaccgttgtcggtcaaggcctgcctgtacccacttgtgagcttggctttcagtgacttattgttaccatagcaggatagtcagtcctacgtatgggggcacggtctattcgggacttgaacccatgacgggcatgttgttaagtcgtatgagttgacgactgtaccaccagaccggcccgaAATTTATCCTTCAGTATTACCCTTGCTTTCGGAATGCTTTAAAGAACATTGGAGCAACATTAGTATCTGGTCGTCGTTTCTCAACACTACCATATTGAAGGATCTCTCTAGGATAGCAAACAGATAGATGTCATATCTGGAACAGGCGTCAACAGGATCCAACAATGTTAACAGTCTCCTTGAAACAGCGCCATCTATGTACCTAGAAAGTGGCCTTTCAATTCATGTCTACTTCATCTCACTTACCGTGATTTCCTTCGCTTCATAGTCCGACCCCCCGGCCAGCGTAATGCCGATGCTACTCTCCGGCGTTTCACGCTGCAGCACCACCACGAACGCTTCCGGCGTGGCCAGCGGCGGGTCCGCCTCCTCAATGATCAGCTGCAGGTCCTGGGGCGTAATCAAACTGTGGCTGCTGCCGAGCGACGAGAAGCTCCCGTAATCGGACGGCGTGCTTTGCAGCGTCTGCGACGAACCGGTACAGTTCGGTGCACCCCGTCCCATGCCGAGACTGTTCGTCTGCAGCGAGGACACgccggacgaggacgaggCAAGCGAATCCCAGGACGAGAACCGATCGTGCCCGTTGTTGGTGGTCGTTTTTGGTGTGGCATGTACCGGTGGCGTTGCGGGTGGTGCTACTACTGCGGTCTGTGGTGCTGGCACGGCTGCTACCGATGGTGCTGTCGGTGGAGTCGTCGCTGGCGGCGCAGCGTGATGGTGTTGCTGTTCCTTCATCACCGGCTGCTTGCCCGGTGTCGGTATGATCGTACTGTTGGCCGACTTCGATTCGAATGACTTGCGAATTTCGGCCAAATTTAGCTTCTTCGTTTCGACCGACGAGCGGAGCTCGCGGCGCACCGGCACGGGCACTGGTTCcgttggtggtggcggtaCCGTCCGTGGCGGCGTTGGTGGAGGAGGTTGCTGTTTGCGTTCCCCGCGTGCGCCTAGGGCACCAACAATCTTGCCAACTGTTGGAGTGCcggttttgctgttgctttccgCCTCCGGTTTGTGGGAGATGGTGCGGGCCGCCTCGTGACGCACCCATTTGGCAAGATCCGACATGGAGCCACCGTTTTCGTGCGAGATCTTCTTCTCCGCGGGCAGCTTCTCCGTCACCACCGGCACGGCCACCGTGGAGGAAGCGACGATCGGCTCCTCGACGATCGAGCTGTCCTCCAGATCCGACACCACCTCCACGTACGACGCCACCTTTATCACCTTGTCgacgatgctgctgccgtcCACACTGTCCACCACTTTGTAGTGTGTGAGCTCCTTCCGCTCCTGCTCGTAGCTCGCTCCCTTGCCGTTGGTGAGCGAACTTCTCGGCTTGGATTTGGATTTGCGTCGTTCCTCCTCCTCATAGCCATCGGTACTGTCACCGTCCTCGTATCGCTTCGACTTCCCATTGCCCACCACATCCTCAATCTTAAGATCGCCACGCCCATTGCGGCTCTTGGCCGACGCCAACACGTTCTTCCGGTTCATTGACGCTTCCGACGACGAGGACTTGGACAGCTTCCGGCTAATGTCCACCGTCGGCGTACTGCCGACCGAGCTGCAGCTAGCCTGCGAGCCCGAGCTGGAAGTGAGCGTCGAGTTCGAGCTCGTGATGGACGTGTTCGTCTCCGAGCTGAGCGTGCGGGTCAGCGCGTACTTCTCGACCGGTGCGGCCGGCGCCACCGGCGACACAGGCGGCGAAGAGACGCGCGAACTCAGCACCGAATCACTCTCGTCACCATCGCCATCGTCGctctcgtcgtcgtcctccgtGCTGCGCAAACAGTCGGTCGACCCACTCTTCGGCGGGTAGACGAGCGAGGTGCGGGGCGGCTTTGCCGGCGGCAACGGTGGCACTACCAGCGGTTTGCGGAACGCGGGCAGCTCCGGCTCGATCGCGGCCACCGAACGGGCGACGATCGTGCTCGCCGTCAGCGAGCTGAGGCTCGTCTTCGGCGGCATCGGCAGCGTGCTCGTCCTGCGGCTGTACGCATCGGTCGCCGCGGACGGTGGCTTGGCGGACGAGAGAATGATTTCCGAATCCTTGCTCTTGATGATGGGCAGGCCGATGATGCGCGTCTCGGGCAGCACCTCCGCCTCCGGCACCTTCTCCGGGATGACGAGCCCGCGCAGCTTGGACATGGACTTTTTGCGCTGCTCCAGCAGGCTGGAGATGGACGACTTCCAGCGCTCGTCCGATGCGGccggtgtgttgttttgcaggGCGGTGAGCGAGTTGGTGCTGCCACCGACTGAGGCCGCCGGGCTCGAAGCGATCGTTGCCAAACTGTTCCCGTTCGAGTAGCCCGAGAAGCTGGTGGTGCGGGAGAGAATCTTGGAACCGTTCTCGATGCCATTGGTGCTGGGTTTCAACACCGTGTCCGAGCTGCGGTTGGCAGGGTTCAGGTTCTCCACGCTGTACGCTTTCCCGAGCACAACGGGCTTCGACGTTTCCAGGCTAAACTTGGCCTTGTAGGGCGTTTCGTTCGCGACCGTTGCGGTGGAGGCGGCAACGCCCCGATCAACCTCATCCAGATGCTCCACGCTGTGCGCTTTCTTGCGCAGCGTAGCGTACGTTTCGATCGCTTCGAGCGCCTTGCGCGAGCCGGTGTCCCGCGCCGAGGAGCCGAGCAAGTTTTCCGAGCTTTTGGTGAAATCTTTGCTAAACTTCCGGCTCGCCGGGAGCAGTGCTGATGGGTtgttggcggcggtggtggtggcggcgtgCTGCTGTGGCACCGGCGCTACACCACCCTCCGCATCGGCCGCGCTGGAAAACATTGCAATCTTGTCCCGGACGCTCTTCTCGGACTTTTCGTCCTTGCGCCAGTTCGAGCCGACCAGCGAGATGCGACCCGACGGTGGCagcgatggtgctgctgctttgccATTGTGATCCGGTACATCTACCGAGCGGCGCCGCTGCTCGAACACGCTCTGCAGGGATTGGTAGGCTTGCGGGAGCTCCTTCCGGCTGAGCATCGACTCAGCGATCGAGGAGCTGCGGGTCGGGAAGGGCGGTGGTTTGCGGAACGTGTCGCCAGCGTTGGCCGCCGTCGTCACCTTGCGCGGGACTGGCGGTGGATGACTCTTCGGCAGATCGGGTAGATCATCGTtgaaactacaaaaaaagaagtaaagaaaacagcaaaattAGATTGAAAAAACGCAGCAAAAATGCCACTCGGTGGGGGCATACTGACCTGGAATGTTTGTCATTGGATTTGGCGAGTACCGGCGGTGCGGCGACCACGGTCACGCCAGCACCATTCATAATCGTCATCGCGGTCACCGGGCCGACGGTGGTGGGCCCGTTaacgccgctgctgctgttgccgtttgtcgccgtcgtcgtcgtcgtcgtcgtcggttcGGTAAAGTTCGGCGGGAACTCATGCCCATCCGGTGGTAGTCGTGAGAATGCCGGAGGCGCTGCTGCCACTACTTTGCCACCATTCGTTGGTGCtgtcggtgctgctgctgctgcagaagGTGCTGCTGACGGTATGAGCTGATGCACGGTGCTGGCGATGGCGGTCACGGTGGTTGTCGTCGTCACTACATTATTCATCGAGTCCATGCTCGTGACACTGcccggggcggcggcggctgcggtACTACTCTTGTCGGAGTCAGCGTCGGTGACCGAGTGGTTCttggcgttgttgttgttgttgttattggcGAAGACGGTGAGGCCTTCGCTGCTGCTATCTACGATGCCAGTGGCGAGCCCGGACGAAGCAATGTGGCCGGATTCTGGATAGATGGAAGCAAATAGGGAGAGACATTTGAATTAGTAATCTTAATACGCTTTATTGTGGAGGGCGGGTGATGCATGTTTTATTAAACTTTGCAACTTTGGAGAAAGGAGGTTGAAAGTTgtattttgcagaaaatttGATTATGGCCTCAATAGTTAAACCTCCTCATTTCAGCTTTATTGTAAATCTTCAATATCTGTTTCGTAAAGTTGttttcctcttcactggataCATTGGAACGTATATTTAATAACATCTTCAGTCAATTAATCTCAATAGTTTTGAAACCATCATATGGTTGAAAATCTTAGGTTATGTGGTGAGTACTTCAAATTGAAATCTTCGATATCATCCACATTCCACATCTTCTGTAAACTAAACGAATCTTCCTCAAGCGAGTTCTTGTCCCTTTCACCTGCTAGAATGtctaaaata
Proteins encoded:
- the LOC120959893 gene encoding uncharacterized protein LOC120959893 isoform X2 is translated as MEKYVTVVSVDDQLLSPIVPPPIDPVVIVASSGTSADRAVELSNLNGLAKVANGSTEQQPMAQQQQDEPLDDSQFVTVLSINHGQHGRQQSAPEVVLVYRLPGERLGFGLKFQGGTKSNEKIQRLFIQSCAENSPASRVQASWGHLREGDEILEIDGVSVCRMTRIECVKCLKDSNVAIKLLVRNGEGKVQNFYGGDAMGAMGGGVSSSENGGVGGGAGGGGGEIPERKGAPPPPPPVPPRKLNKRKQATVEQQNASSAADASAGPPSKQGPGTAQAISGPASSEPPPPDAESYSNLFAADDISDLISESDDTASTISTVVDKFSICSSLSSEDYTIPSHGGPAGIGQSAELAKALKPFTLLEQEFNLESSKFETTNLFTFKPPPAANGSNVVQLEVLAEKPAVPAAAGGEYENVTIMKVDENRNYENVTVPYGPYENVTIQTVQPYENMVLTRGAVAGRPRQQSGNEPASPPATTEPSSGVYENVELKAQTVAAVVVPPRPLPRQGAVVEPKKRAPIPVPIPIVVPPPRLKPAKPAQNGSGGAQQQQQASVEPSPAVNAPLGSEFNTVQSWLQEATEVIHECALTERGEEAPAEEKAPPPVEAVAKQPPAATDLPRLIDFHPKVSVPLKALEEEMEAIAAPPASPVRFDGGGEQLSQALVEGDELVSGGSGGGGRFELPPSEAVVRKCIKILSSEDHTYIESSSSDEEEEERRYGRSEDEDDRTSSSLSREATTPEQFLSGDGYSDEDGEKLGPPEIVSGGPSEAYFNFPWTSNLLPPIGEVEEEFSSLEHQHNGPIVIINTAEETVINDTNNNQQRERKKPPIDDEPPPPMLPHSSVPSTKIVITGHRIEAMMSAGENIGNDQNQMAAAGEPEDSVNGDQVSMMDEGEEEEEEDQDAVDSDDSLEVDSGTIERRSDNGMKKLQQVESRVVQPAEGEQHTESDEKVNNNTVADKKVPADPVLISVSGGEIEPTSTCVDGSVTPHVNGGVETSHQVPEAIDGPMEQQASAGTSGEMEQMQMETVDEPSSDAGSVPAKSANETTASGELEAVDADNSVSNIDAFCGDVDIVVGDTVESDFEELVKAQVEPLDVEDSSEQIQQIHERIIVGIERAVSEEEMEVEEGDVKVLLEPLENGDVSAEVKTLVDPPSDDGDGDVVVESVATPAAPAAEEQEQRGDAVVVEDEKETKQEPGTEIHPTEQESGHIASSGLATGIVDSSSEGLTVFANNNNNNNAKNHSVTDADSDKSSTAAAAAPGSVTSMDSMNNVVTTTTTVTAIASTVHQLIPSAAPSAAAAAPTAPTNGGKVVAAAPPAFSRLPPDGHEFPPNFTEPTTTTTTTATNGNSSSGVNGPTTVGPVTAMTIMNGAGVTVVAAPPVLAKSNDKHSSFNDDLPDLPKSHPPPVPRKVTTAANAGDTFRKPPPFPTRSSSIAESMLSRKELPQAYQSLQSVFEQRRRSVDVPDHNGKAAAPSLPPSGRISLVGSNWRKDEKSEKSVRDKIAMFSSAADAEGGVAPVPQQHAATTTAANNPSALLPASRKFSKDFTKSSENLLGSSARDTGSRKALEAIETYATLRKKAHSVEHLDEVDRGVAASTATVANETPYKAKFSLETSKPVVLGKAYSVENLNPANRSSDTVLKPSTNGIENGSKILSRTTSFSGYSNGNSLATIASSPAASVGGSTNSLTALQNNTPAASDERWKSSISSLLEQRKKSMSKLRGLVIPEKVPEAEVLPETRIIGLPIIKSKDSEIILSSAKPPSAATDAYSRRTSTLPMPPKTSLSSLTASTIVARSVAAIEPELPAFRKPLVVPPLPPAKPPRTSLVYPPKSGSTDCLRSTEDDDESDDGDGDESDSVLSSRVSSPPVSPVAPAAPVEKYALTRTLSSETNTSITSSNSTLTSSSGSQASCSSVGSTPTVDISRKLSKSSSSEASMNRKNVLASAKSRNGRGDLKIEDVVGNGKSKRYEDGDSTDGYEEEERRKSKSKPRSSLTNGKGASYEQERKELTHYKVVDSVDGSSIVDKVIKVASYVEVVSDLEDSSIVEEPIVASSTVAVPVVTEKLPAEKKISHENGGSMSDLAKWVRHEAARTISHKPEAESNSKTGTPTVGKIVGALGARGERKQQPPPPTPPRTVPPPPTEPVPVPVRRELRSSVETKKLNLAEIRKSFESKSANSTIIPTPGKQPVMKEQQHHHAAPPATTPPTAPSVAAVPAPQTAVVAPPATPPVHATPKTTTNNGHDRFSSWDSLASSSSGVSSLQTNSLGMGRGAPNCTGSSQTLQSTPSDYGSFSSLGSSHSLITPQDLQLIIEEADPPLATPEAFVVVLQRETPESSIGITLAGGSDYEAKEITIHKILTNSPADRDGRLRKGDRILSINGLSMRGLTHRESLSVLKTPRPEVVMVITRSKSLVLDTLTKLKRPSMGSLSSLAEKSEIATEYERKLKIQHKASRSLDLDHLDVASNEESVFDGTASEDGLLSADDVSKCSSSNATDNASSYSTAEVPEGCRMVEINKDGAGLGFSIEGGYDSPAGNKPLIIKKIFMGGAAEKSGLLRAGEEIVAINDISIAKMTRIQVWNMMKKLPNGGVRITLK
- the LOC120959893 gene encoding uncharacterized protein LOC120959893 isoform X1 — its product is MEKYVTVVSVDDQLLSPIVPPPIDPVVIVASSGTSADRAVELSNLNGLAKVANGSTEQQPMAQQQQDEPLDDSQFVTVLSINHGQHGRQQSAPEVVLVYRLPGERLGFGLKFQGGTKSNEKIQRLFIQSCAENSPASRVQASWGHLREGDEILEIDGVSVCRMTRIECVKCLKDSNVAIKLLVRNGEGKVQNFYGGDAMGAMGGGVSSSENGGVGGGAGGGGGEIPERKGAPPPPPPVPPRKLNKRKQATVEQQNASSAADASAGPPSKQGPGTAQAISGPASSEPPPPDAESYSNLFAADDISDLISESDDTASTISTVVDKFSICSSLSSEDYTIPSHGGPAGIGQSAELAKALKPFTLLEQEFNLESSKFETTNLFTFKPPPAANGSNVVQLEVLAEKPAVPAAAGGEYENVTIMKVDENRNYENVTVPYGPYENVTIQTVQPYENMVLTRGAVAGRPRQQSGNEPASPPATTEPSSGVYENVELKAQTVAAVVVPPRPLPRQGAVVEPKKRAPIPVPIPIVVPPPRLKPAKPAQNGSGGAQQQQQASVEPSPAVNAPLGSEFNTVQSWLQEATEVIHECALTERGEEAPAEEKAPPPVEAVAKQPPAATDLPRLIDFHPKVSVPLKALEEEMEAIAAPPASPVRFDGGGEQLSQALVEGDELVSGGSGGGGRFELPPSEAVVRKCIKILSSEDHTYIESSSSDEEEEERRYGRSEDEDDRTSSSLSREATTPEQFLSGDGYSDEDGEKLGPPEIVSGGPSEAYFNFPWTSNLLPPIGEVEEEFSSLEHQHNGPIVIINTAEETVINDTNNNQQRERKKPPIDDEPPPPMLPHSSVPSTKIVITGHRIEAMMSAGENIGNDQNQMAAAGEPEDSVNGDQVSMMDEGEEEEEEDQDAVDSDDSLEVDSGTIERRSDNGMKKLQQVESRVVQPAEGEQHTESDEKVNNNTVADKKVPADPVLISVSGGEIEPTSTCVDGSVTPHVNGGVETSHQVPEAIDGPMEQQASAGTSGEMEQMQMETVDEPSSDAGSVPAKSANETTASGELEAVDADNSVSNIDAFCGDVDIVVGDTVESDFEELVKAQVEPLDVEDSSEQIQQIHERIIVGIERAVSEEEMEVEEGDVKVLLEPLENGDVSAEVKTLVDPPSDDGDGDVVVESVATPAAPAAEEQEQRGDAVVVEDEKETKQEPGTEIHPTEQESGHIASSGLATGIVDSSSEGLTVFANNNNNNNAKNHSVTDADSDKSSTAAAAAPGSVTSMDSMNNVVTTTTTVTAIASTVHQLIPSAAPSAAAAAPTAPTNGGKVVAAAPPAFSRLPPDGHEFPPNFTEPTTTTTTTATNGNSSSGVNGPTTVGPVTAMTIMNGAGVTVVAAPPVLAKSNDKHSSFNDDLPDLPKSHPPPVPRKVTTAANAGDTFRKPPPFPTRSSSIAESMLSRKELPQAYQSLQSVFEQRRRSVDVPDHNGKAAAPSLPPSGRISLVGSNWRKDEKSEKSVRDKIAMFSSAADAEGGVAPVPQQHAATTTAANNPSALLPASRKFSKDFTKSSENLLGSSARDTGSRKALEAIETYATLRKKAHSVEHLDEVDRGVAASTATVANETPYKAKFSLETSKPVVLGKAYSVENLNPANRSSDTVLKPSTNGIENGSKILSRTTSFSGYSNGNSLATIASSPAASVGGSTNSLTALQNNTPAASDERWKSSISSLLEQRKKSMSKLRGLVIPEKVPEAEVLPETRIIGLPIIKSKDSEIILSSAKPPSAATDAYSRRTSTLPMPPKTSLSSLTASTIVARSVAAIEPELPAFRKPLVVPPLPPAKPPRTSLVYPPKSGSTDCLRSTEDDDESDDGDGDESDSVLSSRVSSPPVSPVAPAAPVEKYALTRTLSSETNTSITSSNSTLTSSSGSQASCSSVGSTPTVDISRKLSKSSSSEASMNRKNVLASAKSRNGRGDLKIEDVVGNGKSKRYEDGDSTDGYEEEERRKSKSKPRSSLTNGKGASYEQERKELTHYKVVDSVDGSSIVDKVIKVASYVEVVSDLEDSSIVEEPIVASSTVAVPVVTEKLPAEKKISHENGGSMSDLAKWVRHEAARTISHKPEAESNSKTGTPTVGKIVGALGARGERKQQPPPPTPPRTVPPPPTEPVPVPVRRELRSSVETKKLNLAEIRKSFESKSANSTIIPTPGKQPVMKEQQHHHAAPPATTPPTAPSVAAVPAPQTAVVAPPATPPVHATPKTTTNNGHDRFSSWDSLASSSSGVSSLQTNSLGMGRGAPNCTGSSQTLQSTPSDYGSFSSLGSSHSLITPQDLQLIIEEADPPLATPEAFVVVLQRETPESSIGITLAGGSDYEAKEITIHKILTNSPADRDGRLRKGDRILSINGLSMRGLTHRESLSVLKTPRPEVVMVITRSKSLVLDTLTKLKRPSMGSLSSLAEKSEIATEYERKLKIQHKASRSLDLDHLDVASNEAESVFDGTASEDGLLSADDVSKCSSSNATDNASSYSTAEVPEGCRMVEINKDGAGLGFSIEGGYDSPAGNKPLIIKKIFMGGAAEKSGLLRAGEEIVAINDISIAKMTRIQVWNMMKKLPNGGVRITLK